The genomic window GTGCGATCATCACCCTCGATACGGCGTGATATGCCGCCCGCGCGCGGATTGTTCGGCATCAGCACCAGATAACTGCCGGCCAGGCTGATAAAAGTGGTCAGCGCTGCGCCTTTATTACCCCGTTCCTCTTTATCGACCTGTACGATGACTTCCTGGCCTTCGCGCAGCACGTCCTTGATATTGGGTCTGCCGTGGGAAGAATATTGAGGAGGAAAATACTCGCGTGAAATTTCTTTAAGGGGAAGGAAACCGTGGCGCTCTGCGCCATAATCCACAAACGCTGCTTCCAGGCTGGGTTCAATACGGGTGATTTTACCCTTGTAGATATTGGCTTTTTTTTGCTCATGCCCGGGGCTTTCAATATCCAGGTCATACAGCCGCTGGCCATCTACCAGAGCGACGCGCAACTCTTCCTGTTGAGTTGCGTTAATTAACATTCTTTTCATCGTAACTTACTCATTTTTTATGCATTGGCATCAGAGCTGCGGGCAAAAAACCGCATGGCCGGGTAATCACCGACGGCCCCGTGACTTGGCGCAAAGCCGTCAACCTCACGGTTGTCGCTTGCTAAGGGGCGCATTATTTCGGTAGCCTGTTTCCCATAACGGAAAACAGCACTTTTACAGGGGAATAACGTCTGATGATTATTGCCAGAACGGATTCCTTTTGCCGGCCAAGCTGCAATCCGCAGCCCGCTAACTGCCCGATTAGCCATTACGTCTTACGCCATTGCCGCGTTTAGGCTGAACCAGACAAATTCAAAATTCCTCGATTACTCGTCCTGGACGCGAAAACGTGGAAAGTAAATGCATTATTCCACTGCTGACACGCATATAGCAAGACGACTTTAGCCATCGATGACAAGTTTCAGACCCATCCTGATGGCTTCTCAAAGGATAGCGTAACGAGTCCACCGGACCAGAAAAAACCTTTTACCGATGAAACCACAGTTAAGCACATAAAAAGAAGTGGCGCTATGGTGTCGGTATATTTAGAATCCCGGCCCATGAATGAGAATAATCCCGGCGTACATTTTATCACTATCTCCGCAGACGAAGCCGGTCAGCGGATTGACAATTTTTTGCGTACGTACCTCAAAGGGGTGCCGAAAAGCATGATTTACCGCATCGTGCGTAAAGGTGAAGTGCGCGTCAATAAGAAAAGGGTAAAACCGGAATACAAACTGCAAAATGATGATGAAGTGCGTATTCCGCCGGTGCGACGTTCTGATGAAGAACACGCGCCCATATCCACCGGATTGGATAAAGTTGCCGCGTTAAATGAGGCAGTGCTTTACGAAGACGATCACCTGCTGATCTTGAACAAGCCGGCCGGCACGGCGGTGCATGGCGGCAGCGGTCTCAGCTTTGGCGTTATTGAGGGCCTGCGCGCGTTGCGCCCCGACGCACGTTTTCTGGAATTGGTTCACCGCCTGGATAGGGACACCTCAGGGGTGCTGTTAGTGGCCAAGAAGCGGTCGGCGCTGCGCGCGTTGCATGAGCAGCTGCGCGCTAAAGGAATGCAAAAGGATTATCTGGCGTTGGTGCGCGGTCAGTGGCAGTCCCATGTCAAAACGATCGCGGCGCCGCTGTTGAAAAATATTCTCGCCAGCGGCGAGC from Sodalis glossinidius str. 'morsitans' includes these protein-coding regions:
- the rluC gene encoding 23S rRNA pseudouridine(955/2504/2580) synthase RluC, producing MNENNPGVHFITISADEAGQRIDNFLRTYLKGVPKSMIYRIVRKGEVRVNKKRVKPEYKLQNDDEVRIPPVRRSDEEHAPISTGLDKVAALNEAVLYEDDHLLILNKPAGTAVHGGSGLSFGVIEGLRALRPDARFLELVHRLDRDTSGVLLVAKKRSALRALHEQLRAKGMQKDYLALVRGQWQSHVKTIAAPLLKNILASGERIVRVNSEGKPSETCFKVEERFTLAMLVRASPVTGRTHQIRVHAQHAGHPIAFDDRYGDGMFDQQLKGCGLNRLFLHAAALRFDHPGSGETLRIDAPLDASLRQCLLYLRDNHK